The following are encoded in a window of Deltaproteobacteria bacterium genomic DNA:
- a CDS encoding type II toxin-antitoxin system RelB/DinJ family antitoxin: protein MKTATIRARTEPGLKADAERVFRKLGISSSEAINLFYSQVRLRKGLPFPVEIPNAVTRQTFEKTDRGADLHDYPSLDDFFKKMGA from the coding sequence ATGAAAACGGCGACGATCAGGGCACGCACGGAGCCGGGACTCAAGGCGGACGCAGAGCGGGTATTTCGCAAACTCGGAATCTCAAGTTCCGAGGCGATCAATCTTTTTTACTCACAGGTCCGGCTTCGCAAGGGTCTCCCCTTCCCCGTGGAGATTCCGAACGCCGTGACGCGCCAGACGTTCGAGAAGACCGACCGGGGCGCAGACCTGCATGATTACCCGAGTCTCGACGACTTCTTCAAGAAGATGGGCGCCTGA
- a CDS encoding Fic family protein has translation MKLPEPAPDWREVLARNPEKLISLLTSGEARECAEKANLDYLHWEKAKYLNVPPSISPEELWCLVKLSRTPNVKSIPLLDTQRRPFGFWLPDPVLKELHFIDQNAGGSILVDNPELSSEARERYLISSLMEEAIASSQIEGATTTRKVAKEMLREGRPPKNKAEKMILNNYHTIRKIKSFLGQPLSTDILHALHRSLTEGTLDDPSAAGRFRTEKDSIIVVDESDGQTLHVPPPAREFPQRMEKFLAFANDKGTEPFMHPVVRAILLHFWLAYEHPYVDGNGRTARAVFYWYMLAHNYWLFEYLSVSRIILKSVRQYGRAYLYAEHEDRDATYFLVYHLKAIHLALEELHHYLARKQKEMRKATTLLRNIPDLNDRQLALLQHALKHPDAAYTIESHKNCHNVVRATARADLFDLVERGYLNRGKQGRRYNFRAVPGMAEKLNLSPKPRP, from the coding sequence GTGAAACTTCCCGAGCCCGCACCCGACTGGCGAGAAGTCCTCGCCCGAAATCCCGAAAAACTGATTTCCCTGCTGACCTCCGGGGAAGCGCGGGAATGCGCCGAAAAGGCCAATCTCGATTATCTGCATTGGGAAAAGGCCAAGTACCTGAACGTTCCCCCGTCGATATCCCCGGAGGAACTTTGGTGCCTGGTCAAATTGTCCCGCACGCCGAACGTCAAATCGATTCCGCTGCTGGATACCCAAAGGAGGCCGTTCGGATTCTGGCTCCCCGACCCGGTGCTCAAGGAACTGCACTTCATCGACCAGAACGCCGGCGGCAGCATCCTCGTGGACAACCCGGAACTCTCCTCCGAGGCCAGAGAGCGGTACCTGATCAGTTCCCTGATGGAGGAGGCGATCGCTTCCAGCCAGATCGAAGGGGCGACTACGACACGGAAGGTGGCCAAGGAAATGTTGCGCGAGGGACGGCCACCGAAGAACAAAGCGGAAAAGATGATCCTGAACAACTATCACACGATCCGGAAGATCAAGTCATTCCTTGGCCAACCCCTCTCGACCGATATCCTCCATGCACTCCACAGATCGTTGACAGAAGGAACATTGGACGATCCATCCGCGGCAGGTCGATTCCGGACCGAGAAGGATTCAATCATCGTGGTGGACGAAAGCGACGGACAAACATTGCACGTGCCACCGCCAGCTCGGGAATTTCCCCAACGGATGGAAAAGTTCCTGGCATTTGCCAACGACAAGGGCACCGAGCCGTTCATGCATCCGGTGGTCCGGGCCATCCTGCTCCATTTCTGGCTCGCCTATGAACATCCGTATGTGGATGGCAATGGGAGAACCGCCAGGGCGGTCTTCTACTGGTATATGCTGGCGCATAACTACTGGCTGTTCGAGTACCTCAGCGTTTCGAGAATCATACTGAAATCGGTCAGGCAATACGGAAGAGCGTATTTATACGCCGAGCACGAAGACCGCGACGCCACCTATTTCCTTGTCTACCATTTGAAGGCGATCCACTTGGCCTTGGAGGAGTTGCACCACTATCTGGCCCGCAAACAGAAAGAGATGCGGAAAGCGACCACGCTGCTACGAAACATCCCCGACCTGAATGATCGACAACTGGCCCTTCTCCAACACGCCCTGAAACATCCGGACGCGGCATATACCATCGAATCCCACAAGAACTGCCACAACGTCGTCCGGGCCACCGCGAGAGCGGATTTATTCGATCTTGTCGAGCGAGGATATTTGAACAGGGGGAAGCAAGGCAGGCGATATAATTTTCGAGCCGTGCCCGGTATGGCGGAAAAACTGAACCTGTCGCCGAAACCAAGGCCCTGA